In Archangium lipolyticum, the following are encoded in one genomic region:
- a CDS encoding family 16 glycosylhydrolase, producing MLKSMNGVYVSAMNGGGADVQVQGARPDDWEYLDVFNQSESWELWHGSQVNFRANDGTHFLQSACGGSWDLGDTSCGVVNASTTNQLGWETFTVEKLNNWHQGGKIHTGDQVALKAFNGSYCAALNGGGGTLTCAAGSAQGWETFTVEFIDPNGGGDPGGGTGGDVPGTFTRIYREDFNAPLDLSLWNPDSGFQYQNSWVTNENTWVGDGYLNLAFRNWGGYTTGWASLNRGNAPFIHYGKVVARLRVDRAPDVTLAALLWPRPGQGTYSQSHPCELDWFEDFDANHDGDRTPMGAFTHYGCGPSDAWETHTAPDWAAGTDWHEWSVEWTPNKLVYKVDGVVWGTVTDPAKIPDEQMYVGFMLSVYNNRWPTVSQALFQIDWLEVHSWSP from the coding sequence GTGTTGAAGTCGATGAACGGCGTCTATGTCTCCGCCATGAATGGCGGTGGCGCCGACGTCCAGGTCCAGGGCGCGCGCCCCGACGACTGGGAGTATCTGGATGTCTTCAACCAGAGCGAGTCCTGGGAGCTGTGGCACGGCAGCCAGGTCAACTTCCGCGCGAACGATGGCACCCACTTCCTGCAGTCCGCCTGTGGCGGCAGCTGGGACCTGGGGGACACCTCGTGCGGCGTCGTCAACGCGAGCACGACGAACCAGCTGGGCTGGGAGACCTTCACCGTCGAGAAGCTCAACAACTGGCACCAGGGCGGGAAGATCCACACGGGAGACCAGGTGGCCCTCAAGGCCTTCAATGGCTCCTACTGCGCGGCCCTGAATGGCGGCGGCGGCACCCTGACCTGCGCGGCCGGCTCGGCGCAGGGCTGGGAGACCTTCACCGTCGAGTTCATCGACCCCAACGGGGGTGGCGATCCGGGCGGTGGCACGGGCGGGGATGTGCCGGGGACCTTCACCCGCATCTACCGCGAGGACTTCAACGCGCCCCTGGACCTGTCCCTCTGGAACCCGGACAGCGGCTTCCAATACCAGAACAGCTGGGTGACGAACGAGAACACCTGGGTGGGCGATGGCTACCTCAACCTCGCGTTCCGCAACTGGGGTGGCTACACCACGGGCTGGGCGAGCCTGAACCGGGGGAACGCGCCGTTCATCCACTACGGCAAGGTGGTGGCCCGCCTGCGGGTCGACCGCGCTCCGGACGTCACGCTGGCGGCCCTGCTGTGGCCGAGGCCGGGACAGGGCACCTACAGCCAGTCGCATCCCTGCGAGCTGGACTGGTTCGAGGACTTCGACGCCAACCACGACGGCGACCGCACCCCCATGGGCGCCTTCACGCACTACGGCTGCGGCCCGAGCGACGCCTGGGAGACGCACACCGCGCCCGACTGGGCCGCCGGCACCGACTGGCACGAGTGGAGCGTCGAGTGGACGCCCAACAAGCTCGTCTACAAGGTCGACGGCGTCGTCTGGGGCACCGTGACCGACCCCGCGAAGATTCCGGACGAGCAGATGTACGTGGGCTTCATGCTCAGCGTGTACAACAACCGCTGGCCCACCGTGAGCCAGGCCCTGTTCCAGATCGACTGGCTCGAGGTCCACTCCTGGAGCCCGTGA